From the genome of Effusibacillus lacus, one region includes:
- a CDS encoding HXXEE domain-containing protein, whose protein sequence is MMAYLDAWLDLKTVVWLFPVVFMFHDLEEIITVEGWGRRNRHKLNRLLSARLATNFEKILNMTTAQFAVAVTVILVFVSSSTFLAANEGSYLFFVTCITVAFLHVFTHAGQSLLLGAYTPGVVTAVTIVLPYSAYVYHRLFDSGLIGWQTVGLCVLLSLLAVPVVITALAAGRHMVPSGSGDRCTGKETGLVN, encoded by the coding sequence ATGATGGCTTACTTGGATGCTTGGCTTGATTTGAAGACGGTTGTCTGGTTGTTCCCGGTTGTGTTCATGTTTCATGATTTGGAGGAAATCATTACTGTTGAGGGGTGGGGACGGAGAAACAGGCACAAGCTGAACCGGTTGCTGTCAGCCAGGCTGGCTACCAATTTTGAAAAAATACTGAACATGACAACCGCCCAGTTTGCCGTAGCAGTTACAGTGATCCTGGTGTTTGTCTCGTCTTCCACTTTCCTGGCTGCAAACGAAGGAAGCTACCTGTTCTTTGTCACTTGCATCACCGTGGCCTTTCTTCACGTGTTCACCCATGCGGGACAGTCTCTTTTGCTCGGCGCCTACACCCCCGGGGTTGTAACGGCTGTTACCATAGTGCTTCCCTACTCGGCTTATGTGTACCATCGTTTGTTTGACAGCGGATTGATCGGATGGCAAACAGTAGGGCTATGTGTACTGCTGAGCTTGCTGGCAGTCCCTGTTGTAATAACGGCGCTTGCTGCGGGGAGACATATGGTTCCTTCCGGTTCCGGGGATCGATGCACAGGCAAGGAGACCGGACTGGTGAATTGA
- a CDS encoding TetR family transcriptional regulator translates to MDTDPKDVKLRILLAAKKLFAKNGFEGTTVRQICEEAGANVALVSYHFGGKENVFYALIDTFFPGKKLHEHEEQLQDPVKGIKFLIAETIRFRMLDPELARIMQQEVFMESPRLERIMQYALPIWRRLGELLDKGREQGIFHFRSTTHTVLLIISTLVLPNSNRIHLELTQGEEQPLEKRVEDTTRFILGGLGYQYVNGGDKE, encoded by the coding sequence ATGGACACGGATCCAAAAGATGTTAAGCTGAGAATCCTGCTGGCTGCCAAGAAACTATTTGCGAAGAACGGTTTTGAAGGAACGACGGTGCGTCAGATCTGTGAGGAGGCGGGGGCCAATGTGGCGCTCGTTTCCTACCATTTCGGCGGGAAGGAAAATGTGTTCTACGCCCTGATCGACACATTCTTTCCGGGAAAAAAACTGCACGAACACGAAGAGCAATTGCAGGATCCGGTGAAGGGAATCAAATTCCTGATTGCCGAGACAATCCGGTTCCGGATGCTGGATCCGGAGTTGGCCAGAATCATGCAGCAGGAAGTCTTTATGGAAAGTCCCAGGCTGGAAAGGATTATGCAATATGCCTTGCCAATCTGGAGGAGACTGGGGGAATTGCTGGACAAAGGAAGGGAGCAGGGAATCTTTCACTTCCGATCCACGACCCACACGGTGCTGCTAATCATAAGCACGCTGGTATTGCCAAACAGCAACCGGATTCATCTGGAACTGACCCAAGGGGAGGAACAACCCTTGGAAAAACGGGTGGAAGACACAACCCGGTTTATACTCGGTGGACTTGGATATCAATATGTCAACGGGGGTGACAAGGAGTGA
- the nfsA gene encoding oxygen-insensitive NADPH nitroreductase, which translates to MNQTVKLLQQHRSIRKYKTEPLSEDQILAIIQSAQMASSSSNVQAYSVIGVTDPGMKKELAVLTGNQAYVEQCPLFLIWCADMFRLREACTLQDTEMVHGTMENFIVATVDVALAAQNAAVAAESMGLGIVYIGGIRNNPREVSKLLMLPELVYPVFGMCVGVPDHDPGIRPRLASEAVYHRNTYDSSKTRLEIEKYDQVMREYYLERTKGKRDTVWSKEMADKYRQPVRAHMRAFLEEQGFRFE; encoded by the coding sequence GTGAACCAAACCGTTAAACTCCTGCAACAGCATCGATCAATTCGCAAATACAAAACCGAACCGCTGTCGGAGGATCAGATTCTCGCCATTATTCAATCCGCACAGATGGCTTCCTCCTCAAGCAATGTACAAGCCTACAGCGTGATTGGCGTAACGGATCCCGGAATGAAAAAAGAATTGGCCGTTTTGACCGGAAACCAGGCTTATGTGGAACAATGTCCGTTGTTCTTGATATGGTGTGCTGATATGTTCCGATTGCGGGAAGCATGCACCCTCCAGGACACCGAGATGGTTCATGGCACCATGGAGAATTTTATTGTAGCTACGGTGGATGTGGCTTTGGCGGCGCAAAATGCTGCTGTGGCAGCCGAATCCATGGGGCTTGGCATCGTCTATATCGGCGGAATTCGAAACAACCCGCGGGAGGTGTCAAAGCTGCTCATGCTTCCCGAACTTGTGTATCCGGTGTTTGGCATGTGTGTGGGCGTTCCCGATCATGATCCCGGCATCAGACCCCGGTTGGCCTCAGAAGCGGTCTACCATCGCAATACATATGACAGCAGCAAAACAAGGCTGGAGATTGAAAAGTACGATCAGGTGATGCGAGAGTATTACCTGGAGAGAACCAAGGGGAAGCGGGATACCGTCTGGTCAAAAGAAATGGCCGACAAATATCGTCAGCCGGTTCGTGCCCATATGCGGGCCTTTCTGGAAGAACAGGGATTTCGTTTCGAATGA
- a CDS encoding HD-GYP domain-containing protein, whose protein sequence is MHITQTTYLQPGDKLGRPVFTETGRVLVGAGVELTAGMIRRLQELGIETVYVSDSRTDDIVPEDSVSDETRQRAVQMVHDTFSSMIEAKKWNRTISLSRLGTEFRKAFEDILHELQDRKELLIHLSKIYTSSNYLYTHSVNVGIYSAALGMAVGLNRNQLIELGIGAMLHDIGKTMVPLEILEKPGALTPAEFSEIKKHPTYGYDILREFPDIPLLSAHCALQHHERIDGSGYPRGLKDNEIHLYGKIVGLADVYDALISNRSYRKGYLPHEALDIIFASTDKYDMDLMTKFRNHIVIYPVGMMVALSTGERAVVVDVNSKHPHRPIVRVLKNEKGENVKPYEIDLSTHLSVMVTECEDPL, encoded by the coding sequence ATGCATATTACACAAACAACCTATTTGCAACCAGGAGATAAACTTGGCAGGCCAGTATTCACCGAGACAGGAAGAGTCCTTGTGGGGGCAGGTGTAGAATTAACTGCGGGGATGATCCGGCGGTTGCAGGAATTGGGGATTGAAACCGTGTATGTGTCTGATTCACGGACAGACGATATTGTGCCGGAAGATTCGGTTTCCGATGAAACCAGACAACGGGCTGTCCAGATGGTGCATGATACTTTTTCTTCCATGATTGAAGCAAAAAAGTGGAACCGGACCATCTCTCTTTCCAGACTGGGAACCGAATTTCGCAAGGCATTTGAGGATATTCTGCATGAATTGCAGGACAGGAAAGAGCTGTTGATTCATCTGTCCAAGATCTATACCTCGAGCAATTATTTGTACACCCATTCGGTCAATGTGGGGATTTATTCGGCCGCGTTGGGCATGGCGGTCGGGCTTAACCGCAACCAATTGATTGAACTGGGGATTGGGGCAATGCTTCACGATATTGGAAAGACCATGGTGCCGCTTGAAATATTGGAGAAACCCGGGGCTCTGACCCCGGCCGAGTTCTCGGAAATCAAGAAGCACCCCACCTACGGGTATGACATCTTGCGAGAATTCCCGGACATCCCGCTTTTGTCGGCGCACTGTGCACTGCAACACCATGAGCGAATCGATGGTTCGGGCTATCCCCGGGGGCTGAAAGACAACGAGATTCACTTGTATGGAAAGATCGTGGGATTGGCTGATGTCTATGACGCTCTCATTTCGAACCGTTCCTATCGAAAAGGATATCTGCCGCATGAAGCGCTTGATATCATTTTTGCTTCCACCGACAAGTATGATATGGATTTAATGACCAAGTTCCGGAATCATATTGTTATATATCCGGTAGGCATGATGGTGGCCTTGTCAACCGGCGAACGAGCGGTCGTCGTGGATGTGAACTCCAAACACCCGCACCGTCCGATCGTCCGTGTATTGAAAAATGAAAAAGGAGAAAATGTGAAACCTTACGAAATTGACCTGTCGACCCATTTGTCGGTGATGGTAACGGAATGTGAAGATCCGTTGTAA
- a CDS encoding 2-hydroxyacid dehydrogenase encodes MDKPKVVITRRIPDEALEIVRKHAEAYLWDSEEQPIPREVLLQEIRDAAGILANVSDRIDKAIFEGAPRLRVVSTMAVGYDNIDTAEATNRKIPVGHTPGVLTETTADLTFALLMATARRIVEAADFLRDGKWKSWAPMLLTGPDVYGATIGIIGMGRIGEAVAKRAAGFGMKILYHNRTRRHEIEERLNAQYRSLENLLRESDFVVLLAPSTPETYRMMGRKEFDMMKPSAIFINTSRGQNVDERALYEALKDNKIWAAGIDVFEHEPAPPDHPLLSLPNITALPHIGSASIATRTAMAVLAAKNLAAGLAGEKLLFCANPIVYND; translated from the coding sequence ATGGACAAACCTAAAGTCGTCATCACAAGAAGAATCCCGGACGAAGCACTGGAAATTGTCAGGAAACACGCGGAAGCATATCTGTGGGATTCCGAGGAGCAACCGATCCCGAGGGAAGTCCTGCTGCAGGAGATTCGGGATGCGGCGGGCATTTTGGCCAACGTGTCCGATAGAATCGACAAGGCAATATTTGAAGGAGCCCCACGATTGCGGGTCGTAAGTACCATGGCGGTTGGGTACGACAATATTGACACGGCAGAGGCAACGAACAGGAAGATTCCGGTTGGACACACACCGGGCGTACTGACAGAAACAACCGCCGATCTGACATTTGCCTTGCTGATGGCTACCGCCCGAAGGATTGTGGAAGCGGCCGACTTCTTGCGGGATGGCAAGTGGAAAAGCTGGGCCCCCATGCTGTTGACGGGACCGGATGTATATGGAGCGACAATCGGCATCATTGGAATGGGGCGGATTGGGGAAGCTGTTGCCAAGCGGGCAGCCGGTTTTGGCATGAAGATTCTTTACCACAACCGGACCCGCCGGCATGAAATCGAGGAACGGTTGAATGCTCAATACCGCTCCCTTGAGAATTTATTGAGGGAGTCCGACTTTGTGGTATTGCTTGCGCCTTCCACTCCGGAAACGTACCGGATGATGGGGCGGAAAGAGTTTGACATGATGAAACCATCCGCCATTTTTATCAATACATCAAGAGGGCAGAATGTGGATGAAAGAGCATTGTATGAGGCGCTCAAAGACAACAAGATTTGGGCGGCAGGCATAGATGTGTTCGAACATGAACCGGCTCCGCCGGACCATCCGCTTCTGTCACTTCCCAACATTACGGCACTTCCTCATATCGGAAGCGCGAGCATTGCCACCCGAACAGCAATGGCAGTGCTTGCCGCCAAGAATCTGGCTGCCGGCTTGGCTGGGGAAAAATTGTTGTTCTGTGCGAACCCGATAGTTTATAATGACTGA
- a CDS encoding amino acid permease encodes MNIARAVAIIAAFISSLFRTKDISTLLAEKEKGHQLKKALGAFDLTMLGIGGIIGTGIFVLTGVAAAKHAGPALPLSFIFAGFACAFAALCYAEFSSAVPVSGSVYTYSYATLGEIIAWIIGWDLILEYLLAASTVAVGWSGYFQKLLNGFGLHLPPVVASVDTPEGVFNLPAFLIVLLITWLLSRGVKESARLNNIMVLIKVAVVLLFIVVGVWYVKPANWTPFMPFGWGGVFSGAAFVFFAYIGFDAVATAAEEVRNPKRDLPIGIIASLAICTVLYIIVSALMTGIVPYPKLDDPAPISLVLQVAGQDWVAGFVSLGAILGITTVLMVMLYGQTRIFFAMSRDGLLPRMFSGVHPRFQTPYRSTWLIGVIASALGGFFPLNKLAELVNIGTLAAFTLISIGVIVLRYSRPDLPRSFKVPFVPAIPLLAAGFCIFLMSQLPADTWTLFGVWLLIGLAVYFTYSRRHSTLRAHN; translated from the coding sequence ATGAATATCGCAAGAGCCGTTGCAATTATTGCTGCCTTTATTTCCAGTTTATTCCGAACAAAAGACATTTCAACGTTATTGGCTGAGAAAGAAAAGGGACATCAGCTGAAAAAAGCGCTCGGTGCCTTTGACCTTACCATGCTTGGAATTGGCGGGATCATCGGAACCGGGATTTTTGTCCTGACAGGTGTTGCAGCTGCCAAACATGCCGGGCCAGCCCTTCCGCTCTCTTTTATTTTTGCAGGTTTTGCCTGCGCGTTTGCGGCGCTGTGTTATGCGGAATTTTCATCTGCGGTTCCCGTGTCCGGGAGCGTATACACTTACAGCTACGCTACTCTGGGCGAAATTATTGCGTGGATTATCGGTTGGGACTTGATTCTTGAGTATCTGCTTGCAGCAAGTACGGTTGCTGTCGGATGGTCCGGGTATTTCCAGAAACTGCTAAACGGCTTCGGTCTTCACTTGCCTCCCGTGGTGGCATCCGTTGACACCCCGGAAGGAGTCTTCAATCTGCCGGCGTTCCTGATCGTGCTGCTGATTACGTGGTTGTTGAGCCGGGGGGTAAAGGAATCGGCCCGTTTGAACAACATTATGGTTTTGATTAAAGTAGCGGTAGTTCTGTTGTTCATTGTTGTTGGGGTGTGGTATGTCAAACCTGCCAACTGGACTCCTTTCATGCCCTTCGGCTGGGGCGGGGTGTTCAGCGGCGCTGCATTTGTGTTCTTCGCCTACATCGGGTTTGATGCGGTTGCAACAGCAGCTGAGGAAGTCAGAAATCCGAAACGGGATCTGCCGATTGGCATTATTGCATCCCTGGCCATATGCACAGTTCTATATATTATTGTGTCCGCGCTGATGACGGGCATCGTTCCTTACCCGAAGCTGGATGATCCGGCACCGATTTCTTTGGTGCTGCAAGTTGCGGGACAAGACTGGGTTGCCGGTTTCGTATCCCTTGGGGCCATTCTCGGGATTACAACGGTGTTGATGGTGATGCTTTACGGGCAGACCCGTATTTTCTTCGCCATGTCCCGGGACGGGCTGTTGCCCAGGATGTTCTCCGGCGTTCATCCCCGATTCCAAACGCCTTATCGGAGCACTTGGCTAATTGGTGTCATTGCCTCCGCTTTGGGTGGGTTCTTCCCCCTCAACAAATTGGCGGAGTTGGTCAACATCGGAACTTTGGCGGCATTTACGCTGATCTCCATCGGTGTAATAGTCCTTCGGTACAGCCGTCCGGATCTTCCGCGTTCCTTCAAAGTTCCGTTTGTACCCGCAATTCCGTTGTTGGCTGCCGGTTTCTGCATCTTCTTGATGTCCCAACTCCCCGCTGACACCTGGACATTATTCGGGGTCTGGCTCCTGATCGGTTTGGCAGTCTACTTCACATACAGCCGCCGTCATAGTACGTTGAGGGCCCACAACTGA